GCCAACAGTGATGGGTTCCACAATCCAGACCCTGGTGTTTCTCTTCTGTCCGAGAGTGGGTACATCATAAAGAAGGTCTCCAGAGTGTTTGACATGTGCCTCATTCCACTGTCACTGCATTGTCCTCCAAGTCTCCAAGAGATTGACCTCCTGAAGATCTCAGAACAGATGGAAGCAGCGCTGGGCTCAAACCTATGTTGTTTTCCTGATTTTAAACCTAAATTATGCTGTAATTGgttgtaaaaagtactttcaaTTATAGtgcaatttgttttaatgtgtaaaaaatatttacagaatgaaaaaataaaagaatgttttgagaaaaaaatgtataagctgcattaaacaaattaacaacgtataagtacttttttttatttacacgtgaatatgcaaaaaaaaataatactatacaaaatgtacttatttacaaacaaattacacaaaaaaatgaataatgtaaacaacttgcatcacaaaaataaactacagaaattaggttgtttcattgacaatatgatatttaaaaaagatactGAAAAACTGTAATGTACCCATTTTTTCCCCACTGTTTTCTCTTGACTAATGAAGAATATATTTGTTAAGCATTCTCTCAAGAAGAGAAAGCTTGTGATcctccctctatctctctctctctctatcgagtttgatgtcctccctgagcagctccactcgctccctcacctgtcccaggacacttagCAAACTAGCCATGCCTgtaaacaacaacagcacaatgaatttcagcaaaaaaattgtctattaacttttttattaagtCTTTCCCCAGCAGGCTCACTTTCCCCAGAATAGaactaaaatgagaaaatggaaacacttgtaaaaaaaacaaaactaaaaaacaaacaaacaaagagatcgtaacattagaaaatatgacacagcaggacatgcatacaaaatactgaagtgctaaagtttggttaaaacattTGTAGACATCTCTTGCATGACAGCACTTCAAAAACACAAGAAAGGTAAAGATAATTGCCTTATACTATATATAATCTTGACTTGACTATCTTATTGTTTGTGagctttatgtaaaaaataaataaataaaataaaaacacaggctttTAACACTTTGGTTAGATATTTGGGTAAATGAACAGAATACTTACATTTCAATGTGAAGTCCCAAACAGAACTCTTACCTGCCttgttatttgaatataaacactgtcattgtaaggattttttttaaacgaaTAGGCCTAGCCGAACGCAAAAAATCAAAATTcccatcttcagttctctctttacagcagttcagtcagtgtactgtttgagtaaatgaattactccgggatattggtttattttgactcagagggagtgatcaccatgttaaaaaagttaacagcttaagtcatttgtgggattaatgcttattggtgACGCGAACcgttcaaacaattcagttctatttggtgaactggttcaagaagaaccggttaaatcgaatgattagttcgtgAACCatatatcactaaactgcagtgctgTGAACGTGTTCACAACAaaaccggaagagaagacaatgctgaataggTCGTTGTTTtttgaccaaaatatattttcgatgctttaacaaattctaactgacccactgatgtcacatggactactttgattatgtttttattatgacatggacagtataccatacatacatgTTCAATGGATaaacagaaagctcttggactaaatctaaaatatcttaaactgttttccaaagatgaacggaggtcttacgggtttggaacaacatgagggtgagtcattaatgaaataattttcatttttgggtgaactaaccctttaaaggtgccatctgtaatgtttggcaaaaaaaatcaagtcatactccacattccataccagatgggggcagtatgcctcaataaagtgaattggtctactctagagtaacaaacgagaaacggcatagtctctatgctccgcccctactttcacaacaacactacagccatagccgaagcctaactgtgcgttcacactgcCGGCATCTAGAgagtcaaaaatcgctcttgccgctctgctcacgacgctgcagaaagatttgtgagcgctcagacgctctaacgtagatcgaatgcttattttgtatttaaagcgtccgcaaagcaaacaagcttgttgatctcgtgcagactaaccacaaggagttataacctcattaaatattgttgtggatgaaatattaggatcctttacttaaaatgaacaatctcagacaccttggtccacgtatcacttttaatttattttttatgtccctgtaggcaaacagggacacatcatagataaatacaaacgctaaacagcaataatcaacctgtcctttattctgcttgagaactaatgtgccaactctcaagcattcaccgtgagacacacgcaattgactcttttcacacactttcacgccacacattaatttttttcacgcacagaaaaaccacgaagcaaagaggacacggagaccaacagactagacagagcaggttagttatgatatataGGGCTGTGccaaaaatcaaatgcgattttcatgcacctctcatcagtaaagacgctcctgtaattagaagtatatctccagcatgtgcattcagatcagggttgccaggttttcacaacaaatcctgcccagttgcttcttaaaactagtccaaaactagcccaatcgcgtttccgggaggttccccgataaaaattgcttcctggggttaaaatattaatttttgggaagggtttccctggtaaaattagcattttaggggctaaatatcactttattggtattgggattgcttcaaaccgcggacatgaaaaacaagcgcagacttggcaacactggttcaggtggagcggcagttactacacagagccttagtctaccgacaactaacacaaaatcactttcaaaatcaacaaagaatcgcctgcgattttaacatagatgttgtgtaaattgtcagtgaattacggctctgtgtagtaaatgccaaccagtgttgccaagtctgtggtggttgtttttcatgtccgctggtcacagcgaccccaatacaaataacgtgatatttagcccctaaaatgcgaattataccaaggcaaccctgctaaaaaaaactatattttaaccccgggaagcaatgttttatcggggaaccttctggaagcgagattgggctagttttgagaagcaactgggcaggatttgttgtgaaaacctggcaatcctgatctgaacacacgtgctggagatatactcctaattacaggagcgtctttactgatgagatgtacatgagtaaagacatgcacagccctatataataaaatgggtaacgttaagttatagctagctaattatcaaacgcagctacggttagccatcgctaacattagcatgtttatcgaacagccttcgatacatatctatgttataacttcccgaaaacaaatacacaaacatataaaacaaacttctagcgaaatactaacagcatctaacttgcaagttcggagtcgaacctcatttctttcaggtccatcagttgtctccagcgattaaaagcagtgccgatgtttactctggtatttttatcggatttgatttgtgattccgagcgcggttgtttccctgtagcgggtgttggtctcttgccaagggcttcagctatccttccgctctcttctctgaactgaaagtagtgggctgtactttccacacgattgacatcaggtccaggtacgccctgcgagctattcgtgtattgcaggttggctggtggttatgttgcccgcataccgcctcccacggccgaaactggtattacaacacctgtcgggcgggggctagtaatgctaatgctaattaaggttgatttctctgcagcactataacttgacattttttttatgacatcatcgcccttatttcttctcattcttttgatgcgtgtaggtcatgttatgaatatttttacctcaatttctgcatatggcacctttaatgcattgtgtttccttctggagcatcagtgaaccaTGTTTTCACCTTTTATAATAGTTGTGTATGAGTCCTTCATTTTTCCTCATAGTGAAAAGATAGATCTCAAAATTATTAGTAATTGTCGCATGGAGCCAAATATTCAGAAGATGTGGGAAAACCGCTCTGGGCGCTCtgttttcagtggtagactaTAGGAGCAcggtagacggtaatgttttaacttcaaTGGTAAACAGGGAGAGTGCAATCAATTGCTTCTGTGTCATTGTCGTCCTGAGCTAATTCTTCACTCGTTTTAAAAAGATTTCGATCCCtgcaacatttttaattgtagCTAAATGTGTAgcgtccttgtctttctttaactttctttttgcaaaaccactcaattgacgtctgtccattttgattcattttctttagccgttaaaaaaaaatgacacattgtGCGTACTTGTTGTTTACCAATTCAAATCAGATTGGGGACTGAAGTGGGGGACTGATAGtggtcatgtaatctttatttatttataattaattattattattatttttgttgttgttaaacgtgtagtatggaatttttggccaccaggggtcactcaatcaaaataataacataagacgtactttgatgacttcgggaaagagcgtaaggctcatgggagttgttgttcattggaacacgcgctctgtcgctccctgtCATTCCTCACTCactctaacttagtattttgacaatcacgtcttttcgaacggagagatatagacggtttcaacggcaacaacataaacaaaagttactgcgcatgagcgcttttgtggacctaacttaacttccagtagacttccaaatagaatcaataacaacagccaagtccctctagagtagatatatttttataacaaacaaaatgtttgctgcatggatcaggcggacttaatgaaaatgcaaattcattaaacatgcaagtctttcttcagaaatacagcgatataaaaacacctgtgcctcgctttgatatttaaacatataaatgtaaggaattattattatttaacgtgcagtacgtaacgttactcaatgaagcttttttgaaaaaagatcagttttaaaattgtggcgagtctccaaaaataaataaatgtatgggaaacacatcccacaacataaccacctgagcccaacttcagtctactcatcaccttgcctttaactgtgtttgtagaaggcactgcagccagaccgatatacacaacacagaccggaagttaacttaggtccaggcgcatatatataacatacatatcgctctgacggcacagacgttgaCGGGACacacaaataacggtgtgctaagagactaagttttgtgaagcgcttcttGTTTTCGTTCCACCACTGAATgtgatcctcatctggtggaatacatggctccagcaagaactgttcccactcgtctcggctggactggctcagccttttccgacGGGTGGGCATtccatcctcttcatcgttggtgacgGCAGCTGCATCCGTGCCACTCGCATCAAGGATAATACTCTGATAATGTTCTAAgagtttttttcttacttcttCTCTCATGTTTTCGTCAAggaacctgagatgtttgtgccgagggtctagggcagacgtgagaagaggagttttccctgcattctccaagttagcggtgtttattcgttgcttgagagatgccgcaacaatgcttttgaattcggtcactttctgtgattctccatggCATGTTTGAAGATGTCTGTagacaaaaattaattaattaataagaactgcggtcttcttcagtatacaatttattttgtaagtgatcttttaaataaatcatgACTGGAGTCACTTATCAAATTAATGTAGctgcattttattagttttaatttatttgcttatattaaaaacaactaatttagaaaaaaaagaaaatcatttagaaataaaaatcagtaATCAACAAAGGAATCTGAACAAATTATTAacttatattcattcattcattagaaCTAGACGAACCTGCACAGAAGGCTTTGCACAAGTGGATACACCATGGAGACTGACACGTAGTTTTCTCCACCCAGTGCTTCACTTGCCGTTTTTAGAGACTGGAGCACAGGTAACAAATCCTCAATTGTCTGCCAGTGATCATCGATTAGCTCCAGGGTTTTAGCATTCACCAGTTTGGTTACAGTCCTGTCAGAGAGCACGGCGGTGATGGCCCAGCGCTGTTCATGTAAACGCGCGAGCATATCAGCTGCCGAATTCCAGCGTGTTTTGCAGTATTGCACAAGTTTGTGCAAAGGCAGTTCTaactgtgtttgtttttgcttgAGTGCTTGAGGCGATCGTGCTGTCATGGAAATGTCCTACAAGTCTACTACATGCACCAATTAGTCTATTCATGCTTGCAGCTTTAAATCCATCATTGATGGCCAATTAAAGTGTGTGCGCGAAACAAGGTACAGATTCCCAGTTCACGTCTCTGTTCACGGCTATCATATTACTTGCGTTATAGCGCACGCAAACGACCACTTTGCCGTCCAAGCCCCATTGCTCTACAGATGTCTTCAAATAATCTGCCAGGTTCGCAGCCGAATGTCGCTCTTCCATTGCTCGGGTTTGCAGGACATAACTGTTCACCTTATGACTATGCTATATatagccggcagccatatcaccctggagcccaagaccggtttctggcgcactatggctgccgtcgcatcatccaggtggatgctgcacactggtggtggatgaggagataccccctgactatgtaagcgctttgagagtctagaaaagtgctatataaatgtaagtaattattattaattattattattaccttagTGTCAGCAATAAAATGGCATGTTATAGTGACATAGGACTCTGTGGTTAATGTTGTCAAACTGTCAGATGTAATGGCCACGAAGTCTACTGTCGCCAAAGTAGGTTTGAGTTTGGAAACCGAACTCTCATGTTGAAGCTCTATTCTTGCTGTTATGGTTCTCCGTGAAGGAATATCATAATCTGGTTCAAGAAACTGCAAGACTTCCTTAAAACCTTCCCCCCCTCGACAAAACTTAAAGGAAGCATATCTCTTGAGATCATTTTTGCTATGAGTTGAGTGGTCTTCTCGGCTCGCTCGGGGGTACATCTCCGCCTACTTGAAGTCGTGAACATGGTGATGAGCAGCTGTGTGTCTTCATTATTAGGTTCGTCAATTATAATATTTCGGTGTTTGCACTTAAGATGATTCCTCGTAGAagtgctgttgtggtaactcaGTTTCGCTTGAAAGATTTTGCACACTACCTGATGATCATTCTGATCAAAGTATTTCCAAACTTCACTACGCTTAGATGCAGAGGACGCCATTTTGTCATCAAACACTATCAACTGGTTTTCACTGCATGCTCCACAGCGCCACCCAATGCATATAGGCTGTTAGTTTTAATTTGCGTGTTCAGgtttttttgtggatttttttataGCGAAATTcgaatagcatttttatttatcgaataattacaGCAGAccgaatattcgaatgttcgactatccgtaCATAGCCCTagtcataatacccaaatataatgttttcatatgtactgagaagtctggcaaaatcttacacttgacaaacacaccaatgtaatcccaaagtttctgagtgtagtgacatgaccaaaatagTGTACAGTTTCTTCATAACTCGAACAAAAAAAGCGTGTaagatcaatgtcagatttaaatctttgtataaacttctttacagggtagaacctgtgtatgagcttaaaataaatttatttcactttgtctgtaaaaaaatatttttgtggtagAGACCATATTTAATCACCACGAGAGCTTTCAATATGCGTGGTGCATGCCACTGAGtgacgtctgtacttcccggtcagagatcacctgtccatcaaaagctcactatccaatcagagtagatcaccgTTAACCCCGCCCCTACGATAAGTTTGTGTCAAAActccaaacgaaaaactgcgaagcaAAAGGGAactctgtggcaatgcattcagaattcTCTAtcagcgaaaacgaatctttgaaaaacattaacaaaaatgaagcatatttggAGAGCctgtttcattttcattgtgttttttttcttttgtaatggcatatgttcagagatgtataaagtactagagaaccatacttgagtaaaagtacaagtgctctatcaaaaaagtgacttgagtagaagtagaagtgctctttaagcaccacacttaagtagaagtactaaagtattcaacattttttgtacttaagtattgcaagtagtctattttaaaatttactactcaagtactgaaagtaaaagtagaagtattgtgttatgtagctattaaagaaagtagtcaaaagtttgaacatattgtttttactattttaaatgattaacctaaaggacaatcacaattcctttgactgtaacttcttgtaaacaaaaaacggttactagggttagttagcccaatttgcaaaatgatgtcattaataacttaccctcatgttgtttcaaacccataagacatcagagggtcatttagaattttttgaagcattgaaaatacattttggtccaaaaatagcaaaaactagactttattcagcattgtcttctcttccatgtctgttgtaagacagttaaaaacaaagcagtttgtgatatctggttcgcgaacgaatcattcgatgtaaccggatcttttttaaacagtccaccaaatcgaactgaatcgttttaaacagttctcgtctctaatacgcattaatccacagatgaattaagctgttaacttgtttaatgtgtctgacactccctctgagttaaaacaaaccaatatcccggagtaattcattgactcaaacagtacactgactgaactgatgtgaagagagaactgaagatgaacaccgagccgagccagataatgactcgttcacgagtcaagaaccgtttctgtccgattcgtgaaccgaggagctgatgatactgcgcatgtgtaaTTTAGCGTGAAgtaaaccgacacacagagcgtctggaaccgaactgattcttttggtgattgattctgaactgattctgtgttaatgttatgagcccatgtgcagtcaacgccaatgacgccattgcatcgagcgcaaaagaatcggtgaactgttttcttcaactggtttattgaatcgaactgtcagaaagaactaacgttactggtcatccgaaaaccgatgcaacctgttcttgactcgtgaacgagtcattatctggctcggctcggtgttcatttctctcttcacagcagttcagtcagcacgcgcagtcttcttaatcgcttgattcgctcaatgatgtgccagcttcatcaaacctgccatctacagttctggcagtggtttgtaatggaatgattcgtaacattattataattgtaacgagtaacgatgcagcacataaaaaaaatatcggagtaaaagtattaaactcagcgaaaatatgtaccgaagtaaaagtggaagtaggagaaaaaaataatactctagtaaagtacagataccgccttttagtacttaagtacagtagtgaagtagttctacttcgttactatacatctctgaatatgtttgatagtttctgaaaaagttacgttcagttttataaagttacgttcattattattgaactaaatgtaattccatagaGTAACCAGCAACTCTATTaggcttttccgcgtcttgtgttttaatgctttaaagtATTTTGAATGGTTAAATTGGCAGGTGGCAAGGCTTAATAGCACGTGAAAATTATACGCTTTTGTGACGACACGCAGCAGCGTTCTGTCAACTGTCTTGACCAGATGGTTGAGATCGCCATGCCCACCCCCCTCCTCGGCCttgggcccctataatcgtcaccaccttgTCACCCCACTAGCGACGACTAGCAGGACTTGCAATGCCGCACATGCATTTAAAGCAAAGCGATAAAGCGGAATTTTAAAGGGACAGCCAACTAATTATAAAATCGCATTACAATATTTTCCGGCATCATCGGGGCCCTTCCTCAGCCCGGGGCCCTGGTCTTAAGGCCAGGTAAGCCCGTGCATTAATGTGGCCCAGTTCATCATTATATCTGAAAGGGAAGCCAAAATGCAcggggcgttcaagctcctccATTCCTCCGCTCGCCATGACCACTGAGTGTGGAATAaacatgcgcaacttttttttttttcaaaaatcaatCCGTGGATCACGTGTGTGTCGAACCGAAGATATTGATCCGAAAacggatcaatgatgatccgttgcaccactactatagtAGTGAAAAAAAAGACACTATAACAATTGATGAATCAAATCAAGAAACGCGTAAAAAGCgtcaacaacaaaacacactggcaaagacaaagagaaaacatgagatttaaataaggaaaaaataaatgaggAAATGACAAACTGCTGAGAATGCATACAAAACCATGCTGATTGCAAAGCGCAATCAGCTGAATGCGGCTGGCACGCacaagtgaaaaacaaaaacaatcaacaCGTGCACAACCACGCCGATTGCAAAATGCGAACAGCTGATATTGGCCGGCACatgcaaacagaaacaaaaaaaaaaatgctcctcTAGAAGAAAGAGACAGATCAAACCTGAGCCCTGACAGTACCTGGGTGCCACAGTCCGACGGCAGTCACCAGCTCTTTTAGTGCGTCCCCTAGACCGGACCAATGCttccctggccctcctccaggtacGATAACAGCACTGCTTAAATGCCTGGACTGATGGAACTGCGCCCTCAGCAGCCTGGGAAGGAAACAGAGGGGGTTGATAAccaagacaacacatgaacgggGAAAGCCCAGTCGAGGACACCTGCAAGGAGTTATGGGCATATTCAGCCCAAGTTAGCTGCTGACTCTAGGAGGAGGGGTTATGGGAAGCCAGGGGTTATGACCATACGGGCCGTCTCCCTAGCCGAAGGGAGTTTAGGAAGGGGAATGAAGTGAACCGCCTTAGAAAAGCGATCCACAACAGTAAGGACCACCGTATTGCTGCTGGATGGAGGGAAACCAATATGTGACCAGGGGCGGGAAGGAATAGGGAGGGGATGAAGCAGACCAACAGAAGGTTGATTGTTTTGAGCACAAACCTCACAAGCACCCACGAACCGACGGATGTCCTCAGCCATGGCCGGCCACCAAAAACGCTGACGGATGGCTGCCAGCGACCTCCTCACACCAGGATGACACATGAGTTTAGAATAGTGACCCCACTGCAAGACGGCGGTGCCGACTGTATCAGGCACAAATAACAACCCGCCGGACACCCCATGGGCACCTCAACCTGAGCTAATGCTCGCCTGACCCGACCCTTGATACCCCAGGTGATGGCCCCCACCACACGACCCAAAGGCAAAATGGTGTCAGGAGGAGACTCATCAACAGGCGTATCAAACTGCCGGGACAGAGCGTCGGGCTTGACATTCTTAGAACCCGGTCTGTAAGACAACACAAAGTTGAAGCGTCCACAAAACAGTGCCCAACGAGCCTATCTGGAGTTCAGCCGTTTGGCCAATTGAATATTCTCCAGAATTCTATCATCAGTCCACACCAGAAATTGAATTATCGTCCCCTCCAACCAGTAACACCACTCTCCCAAAGCCAAGCGTACTGCCAGCAGCTCTCTGTTGCGGATGTCATAATTTTGTTCTGAGGGAGAAAGTTGATGAGAAAAATAAGCACAAGGATGCAACTTATTATCATGAGGGGATttttgggaaagaactgctccgACACCAACCTGTGAcacgtcgacctccaccacaaactgtcTGCTAGGATCCggcaaaatatgaatattttcagTAAAATTCAGTAATACTGAAGCAGGAATGAGAGTACGAGAACCCTCTGATAAGTCAGTAAGACGCATCCTCCCCAGCTACATAGGCTCAAGGTCAGACTATTCAGGAGCTCGGAAAGCAGTGGAGGAAACAGACGGTTCTGGCCGCATCCAGCTGGTATTTCCCTGAACTTTACGTCTCCATTTCATACGGGAATCCAAACGTATAGTGAGATCAATAATATCGTCAAGCAGGTCCGTAGGGTCACGTGCGTAGATCTCGTCCTTAACATCTGCCACTAATCCATCCATAAAACGAGCCACCAGGGCCGCTGAGTTCCACTCACTTGTAGCTGCAAGAGTCTTAAATTGAATAGAGTAATCAGCTACTGACCTATTGCCTCAAAGCCTCTTTGCCAAACACGGATctgtcaaatatttttataatctcggctttgaattatttaaaatcatcacAGCACAAAGAGCGCGAGTCCCATATGGCAGTACCCCAGTCGCGTGTGCCTCCAGCCAGAAGAGAAATCAGGTAAGCCACTCTGTATCTGTCTAATGCATAAGTCTGGGGTTGAAGTGAAAAAACTACTTCACACTGAATAAGAAACGACAATTAGTTGGTTCACCAGCATAAATAGGAGGATTATTAATACATGGCTCATGACCAGTGGCCTGTTGGGGTGCTGCAGATGAAACATTGAGACCGACGGCCTGAAGATAGCGTAACTTGTCAGGGACCTCAGTAACTCGTGCAACCAAGGCATCCACAGTGTGACGAGCATGTGAAAGTTCCTCAGCCTGATGATTCAACATTGCTCCCTGATGTTCAATGGCAGCTCGGAGCTGAGCTTCTTCTGCTGGGTCCATAATGGCCAGTGTGTTATGTCAGGTGTCACTGAAATGAAGGACCCAGATGCAGAAGAAATGCAACAAGAGTTTTATTCAGTGATAAATTGAACTGCTGAATTCCAGATCCACAATCCCAGAACTCAATAGAGGAgatcagagtccaaacagataTTTTCCAGGCGAGCGGTAGTCAGAATCAGGTGATGGTCATTAAAGATGATAGCCCAGGCATATTCAAAGAGATCCACAAATCTAGATAATAATCAAGAGCAAAAATCCCAAAGTCTCGATGAACAGACCACTGGCCAAGGAGCATAGACAGTCCAGACAACAGTTGAAATAAATgggcagaaaaaaagagaaactgaaaaaaaatacataactaTAACTGATGAATCAAAACAAGAAACGCGTAAAAAGCgtcaacaacaaaacacactggcaaagacaaagagaaaacatgAGATTTAAATAAGGCAAAGCGCAATCAGCTGAATGCGGCTGGCACGCgcaagtgaaaaacaaaaaaatcaacacGTGCACAACCAGGTCGATCGCAAAATGCGAACAGCTGACCTTGGCCGGCACGTATGgcattatttttttgtcaaaagttatgagcgtgtaagacatgctcacgagcacattatgttatttcacacaCGCAAAAATGAACCTTTAGCTGGCATGATAAAGGTACTCGCCCACAAATTCAACAACTGAGAGTTGTACAGGTAGCTGCAAGCATTACTATAATCTGCACAGCATTTTATACGTGCAGagacattttatgtatattagaaaactcattctaa
The DNA window shown above is from Carassius auratus strain Wakin unplaced genomic scaffold, ASM336829v1 scaf_tig00018251, whole genome shotgun sequence and carries:
- the LOC113076000 gene encoding zinc finger BED domain-containing protein 4-like; this encodes MTARSPQALKQKQTQLELPLHKLVQYCKTRWNSAADMLARLHEQRWAITAVLSDRTVTKLVNAKTLELIDDHWQTIEDLLPVLQSLKTASEALGGENYVSVSMVYPLVQSLLCRHLQTCHGESQKVTEFKSIVAASLKQRINTANLENAGKTPLLTSALDPRHKHLRFLDENMREEVRKKLLEHYQSIILDASGTDAAAVTNDEEDGMPTRRKRLSQSSRDEWEQFLLEPCIPPDEDHIQWWNENKKRFTKLSLLAHRYLCVPSTSVPQFYSGESMASLLSVLGQSSKRLPHLEDKVQLKMDQQQGASNQPTEEEEHTRKYTEPLQQMETRSRSSRSSLSKRSSTSSAAMRAKAKAVAAQAQIAYAEKEAFMMKQKAELEASLMKQKADLDASLHILQVERAAAVTSSEAAAYE